In Magnolia sinica isolate HGM2019 chromosome 12, MsV1, whole genome shotgun sequence, a single genomic region encodes these proteins:
- the LOC131221482 gene encoding receptor-like protein 15 isoform X2: MLSRLGNLEQLDLSWNQLNRSILPYLGALSSLKSLDLSWNNLEGCFPSKELANLSKLEVLDLRANRFNGSLWLQDLCNLENLQELDLQRNELEGSLPPCLSNLSSLQLLDLSFNRLSGQISSSLISSLKMIRFLSLYSNRFVGSLSFSSFANLSKLEFVELSVLDGFSLGADVITYPNQLEVETESTPWVPKFQLKVLHLSNCNINKLTGTIPSFLSTQYDLISLDLSHNNMKGNFPSWLLENNKRLGMLDLGNNSLAGPFHLPPHSNYLTAFYLDVSSNHIYGQLPENIGFSLPNLKFLNMSINALHGSIPPSMGNMRELYILDLSRNKFSGEIPEQLAMGCISLMILKLSNNRLQGPVFPTHSNLIQLMYLYLDGNGFTGKISASIFKSPYLQFLDVGRNNISGRLPAQIGNCSKLMWLSMPGNYLEGPIPTEYCKLSRLSLLDLSQNRIFGSIPSCFNLSLKFLHLQGNELTGLMPNALSKISSLVTLDVSDNYFSGNIPNWIGTLQNLRFLLLGGNNLQGHIPMQLCQLKNVSILDLSHNNLSGPIPPCFGNMTFGRARVTDFSTLVFSPPDFGFSSGIDQLLRHRIEVSLPSIDVRLTYSEEKVEFITKQRSETYKGNILYLMAGVDLSWNQLTGEIPPEIGHLTDIHALNLSHNQLSGPIPKTFSNLKQIESLDLSHNRLSGEIPPELTELNFLSAFSVSHNNLSGVLPDMMKGQFGTFGETSYEGNPLLCGPPLKSCFSTSPLPPSMPKEEEDSYDIIFYACFSVSCTISFLVFIALLYINRYWGGLYFYFVDACIYSCYYFALDSYYFALDNVRKVV; encoded by the coding sequence ATTTGTGCAATCTGGAGAATCTCCAAGAACTGGATCTTCAAAGAAATGAATTGGAAGGGAGCCTTCCTCCATGTCTCAGCAACTTGTCATCCCTCCAACTACTTGATCTCTCCTTTAATAGACTCAGTGGGCAAATCTCCTCGTCTCTCATCTCCAGCCTCAAAATGATCCGGTTCCTTTCTCTCTATAGCAACCGCTTTGTGGGGTCTCTCTCATTTAGCTcatttgctaatctttccaagcTCGAGTTTGTGGAACTTTCAGTACTGGACGGTTTTTCTCTTGGTGCCGATGTTATAACTTATCCCAATCAGTTAGAGGTGGAAACTGAATCTACACCTTGGGTTCCTAAATTCCAGTTGAAAGTCCTCCACCTATCAAACTGCAACATCAACAAGCTCACTGGTACCATTCCCAGCTTCCTTTCCACCCAATATGACTTGATATCATTGGACCTTTCCCACAACAACATGAAGGGAAACTTCCCATCTTGGTTGTTAGAGAATAATAAAAGACTTGGAATGCTAGACCTTGGAAACAACTCCTTAGCTGGCCCATTCCATCTGCCACCTCATTCTAATTACCTGACTGCATTTTATCTGGACGTCTCCAGCAACCACATCTACGGACAACTTCCTGAAAACATCGGTTTCAGCCTTCCAAATTTAAAATTCTTAAACATGTCTATAAATGCTCTTCATGGTAGCATTCCTCCGTCAATGGGCAACATGAGAGAATTGTATATTTTAGATTTGTCAAGAAACAAATTTTCAGGAGAAATACCAGAGCAGTTGGCCATGGGTTGCATTTCATTGATGATTTTGAAGCTATCAAACAATAGATTACAAGGCCCAGTGTTTCCGACTCATTCGAACTTGATTCAGTTAATGTATCTGTATTTGGACGGCAATGGATTCACCGGGAAGATCTCAGCTAGTATATTCAAAAGCCCTTATCTACAGTTTTTGGATGTTGGTAGAAACAACATATCAGGTCGTCTTCCTGCACAGATTGGGAACTGTTCTAAGTTGATGTGGCTTTCCATGCCCGGAAACTATTTGGAAGGTCCTATTCCAACCGAGTATTGCAAACTCTCTCGTCTTTCCCTTTTGGACCTTTCCCAAAATAGAATTTTTGGTTCCATACCTTCATGCTTCAATCTATCTCTGAAATTCTTACATTTGCAAGGAAATGAGCTTACAGGATTGATGCCAAATGCTTTATCCAAAATTTCCTCCCTTGTTACATTGGATGTCAGCGACAACTACTTCTCTGGTAATATTCCAAATTGGATTGGTACACTTCAAAATTTAAGGTTTCTTCTCCTCGGAGGAAATAATTTGCAAGGTCACATTCCCATGCAATTGTGTCAACTGAAGAACGTCAGCATATTAGATCTTTCACACAATAATCTCTCTGGTCCAATACCACCGTGCTTTGGTAATATGACATTCGGGAGGGCAAGAGTAACTGACTTCTCAACTTTGGTTTTCTCTCCACCGGATTTCGGTTTCAGTTCAGGCATTGATCAGCTGCTTCGACACCGTATTGAAGTTAGTTTGCCTAGTATAGATGTACGTTTGACATATTCTGAGGAAAAAGTGGAGTTCATAACAAAGCAGAGGTCTGAAACTTACAAGGGCAACATTCTTTACTTGATGGCCGGTGTAGATCTGTCATGGAACCAGTTAACAGGTGAAATTCCTCCTGAAATTGGACATCTGACTGATATTCATGCATTGAACTTGTCCCACAATCAATTGAGTGGACCAATTCCAAAAACCTTCTCAAATCTAAAACAGATTGAGAGCTTGGACCTTTCTCACAATAGATTGAGCGGGGAGATTCCTCCTGAACTAACTGAGCTCAACTTCTTATCTGCATTCAGCGTCTCTCACAATAACTTATCCGGCGTCCTACCAGACATGATGAAGGGGCAGTTTGGCACCTTTGGAGAAACCAGCTATGAAGGCAATCCCCTACTCTGTGGACCACCACTGAAGAGTTGCTTCTCCACTTCTCCGCTACCACCTTCAATGCCAAAAGAGGAGGAAGACAGTTATGACATTATCTTCTACGCATGCTTTTCGGTGTCATGTACTATATCGTTCTTAGTTTTCATAGCACTTCTCTACATCAACCGCTATTGGGGAGGTCTATACTTCTATTTCGTTGATGCATGTATCTATTCATGCTATTATTTTGCTTTAGACAGCTACTATTTTGCTTTAGACAACGTTCGGAAG
- the LOC131221482 gene encoding receptor-like protein 15 isoform X1 encodes MLSRLGNLEQLDLSWNQLNRSILPYLGALSSLKSLDLSWNNLEGCFPSKELANLSKLEVLDLRANRFNGSLWLQDLCNLENLQELDLQRNELEGSLPPCLSNLSSLQLLDLSFNRLSGQISSSLISSLKMIRFLSLYSNRFVGSLSFSSFANLSKLEFVELSVLDGFSLGADVITYPNQLEVETESTPWVPKFQLKVLHLSNCNINKLTGTIPSFLSTQYDLISLDLSHNNMKGNFPSWLLENNKRLGMLDLGNNSLAGPFHLPPHSNYLTAFYLDVSSNHIYGQLPENIGFSLPNLKFLNMSINALHGSIPPSMGNMRELYILDLSRNKFSGEIPEQLAMGCISLMILKLSNNRLQGPVFPTHSNLIQLMYLYLDGNGFTGKISASIFKSPYLQFLDVGRNNISGRLPAQIGNCSKLMWLSMPGNYLEGPIPTEYCKLSRLSLLDLSQNRIFGSIPSCFNLSLKFLHLQGNELTGLMPNALSKISSLVTLDVSDNYFSGNIPNWIGTLQNLRFLLLGGNNLQGHIPMQLCQLKNVSILDLSHNNLSGPIPPCFGNMTFGRARVTDFSTLVFSPPDFGFSSGIDQLLRHRIEVSLPSIDVRLTYSEEKVEFITKQRSETYKGNILYLMAGVDLSWNQLTGEIPPEIGHLTDIHALNLSHNQLSGPIPKTFSNLKQIESLDLSHNRLSGEIPPELTELNFLSAFSVSHNNLSGVLPDMMKGQFGTFGETSYEGNPLLCGPPLKSCFSTSPLPPSMPKEEEDSYDIIFYACFSVSCTISFLVFIALLYINRYWGGLYFYFVDACIYSCYYFALDSYYFALDNVRKVFTRPRA; translated from the coding sequence ATTTGTGCAATCTGGAGAATCTCCAAGAACTGGATCTTCAAAGAAATGAATTGGAAGGGAGCCTTCCTCCATGTCTCAGCAACTTGTCATCCCTCCAACTACTTGATCTCTCCTTTAATAGACTCAGTGGGCAAATCTCCTCGTCTCTCATCTCCAGCCTCAAAATGATCCGGTTCCTTTCTCTCTATAGCAACCGCTTTGTGGGGTCTCTCTCATTTAGCTcatttgctaatctttccaagcTCGAGTTTGTGGAACTTTCAGTACTGGACGGTTTTTCTCTTGGTGCCGATGTTATAACTTATCCCAATCAGTTAGAGGTGGAAACTGAATCTACACCTTGGGTTCCTAAATTCCAGTTGAAAGTCCTCCACCTATCAAACTGCAACATCAACAAGCTCACTGGTACCATTCCCAGCTTCCTTTCCACCCAATATGACTTGATATCATTGGACCTTTCCCACAACAACATGAAGGGAAACTTCCCATCTTGGTTGTTAGAGAATAATAAAAGACTTGGAATGCTAGACCTTGGAAACAACTCCTTAGCTGGCCCATTCCATCTGCCACCTCATTCTAATTACCTGACTGCATTTTATCTGGACGTCTCCAGCAACCACATCTACGGACAACTTCCTGAAAACATCGGTTTCAGCCTTCCAAATTTAAAATTCTTAAACATGTCTATAAATGCTCTTCATGGTAGCATTCCTCCGTCAATGGGCAACATGAGAGAATTGTATATTTTAGATTTGTCAAGAAACAAATTTTCAGGAGAAATACCAGAGCAGTTGGCCATGGGTTGCATTTCATTGATGATTTTGAAGCTATCAAACAATAGATTACAAGGCCCAGTGTTTCCGACTCATTCGAACTTGATTCAGTTAATGTATCTGTATTTGGACGGCAATGGATTCACCGGGAAGATCTCAGCTAGTATATTCAAAAGCCCTTATCTACAGTTTTTGGATGTTGGTAGAAACAACATATCAGGTCGTCTTCCTGCACAGATTGGGAACTGTTCTAAGTTGATGTGGCTTTCCATGCCCGGAAACTATTTGGAAGGTCCTATTCCAACCGAGTATTGCAAACTCTCTCGTCTTTCCCTTTTGGACCTTTCCCAAAATAGAATTTTTGGTTCCATACCTTCATGCTTCAATCTATCTCTGAAATTCTTACATTTGCAAGGAAATGAGCTTACAGGATTGATGCCAAATGCTTTATCCAAAATTTCCTCCCTTGTTACATTGGATGTCAGCGACAACTACTTCTCTGGTAATATTCCAAATTGGATTGGTACACTTCAAAATTTAAGGTTTCTTCTCCTCGGAGGAAATAATTTGCAAGGTCACATTCCCATGCAATTGTGTCAACTGAAGAACGTCAGCATATTAGATCTTTCACACAATAATCTCTCTGGTCCAATACCACCGTGCTTTGGTAATATGACATTCGGGAGGGCAAGAGTAACTGACTTCTCAACTTTGGTTTTCTCTCCACCGGATTTCGGTTTCAGTTCAGGCATTGATCAGCTGCTTCGACACCGTATTGAAGTTAGTTTGCCTAGTATAGATGTACGTTTGACATATTCTGAGGAAAAAGTGGAGTTCATAACAAAGCAGAGGTCTGAAACTTACAAGGGCAACATTCTTTACTTGATGGCCGGTGTAGATCTGTCATGGAACCAGTTAACAGGTGAAATTCCTCCTGAAATTGGACATCTGACTGATATTCATGCATTGAACTTGTCCCACAATCAATTGAGTGGACCAATTCCAAAAACCTTCTCAAATCTAAAACAGATTGAGAGCTTGGACCTTTCTCACAATAGATTGAGCGGGGAGATTCCTCCTGAACTAACTGAGCTCAACTTCTTATCTGCATTCAGCGTCTCTCACAATAACTTATCCGGCGTCCTACCAGACATGATGAAGGGGCAGTTTGGCACCTTTGGAGAAACCAGCTATGAAGGCAATCCCCTACTCTGTGGACCACCACTGAAGAGTTGCTTCTCCACTTCTCCGCTACCACCTTCAATGCCAAAAGAGGAGGAAGACAGTTATGACATTATCTTCTACGCATGCTTTTCGGTGTCATGTACTATATCGTTCTTAGTTTTCATAGCACTTCTCTACATCAACCGCTATTGGGGAGGTCTATACTTCTATTTCGTTGATGCATGTATCTATTCATGCTATTATTTTGCTTTAGACAGCTACTATTTTGCTTTAGACAACGTTCGGAAGGTTTTCACCCGACCACGTGCATAA